Part of the Desulfosalsimonas propionicica genome is shown below.
TTGACAACAACCGCCTGATCCGCATGGGTGTCAAAGTCGATGTCACGGTGGCCACAAAGCGTGGCACAATTCTGTATCCACCCGTTTTTCAGAATGAAATAGACGAATCCATGGGCGCAGATCCCACAAAGATCGCGCAGCAGAATTTTCAAATGCTGGACAAGGGACTTTCCCTGGAGGTGGAAGCCACCATTGAGCCGCTTTCCATTTTTTCCGGAGTCGTGCTCATGATTTATATCCTGCTGTTTGGCAGCGGCCTGTACCTAAATTACCGGATGGCCGCGGCCAGAATCCGGCGGGAAGACCGGGAAAAGGCCGATGAACTCGAACGCCTGCACAACCTGGAAACCGAGTATGCCCGGCAGGTGGACAAGCTCGACGCTGAACGCCGGAACCTGATGAACGAATACACGGAACTGAAACAATCCCTGGATGCCCAGCGCCGGGAAGCCGAGCAAAATGAAGAAGACATGTTCGAGGAAATCGAGGATCTGGAAAACCGGCTTTCCCAAAACCTTTCAGAGCAGCAGCAGCAGCAGGATGAAATTTTACGGCTCCAGCAGCAACTCCAAGATCTGGAAAAACTCCGGGAAAACGTGGACCGTCAAAAGGAAAAGGAAGCTGAACGGCTGGGCAAGCGCTTTAAAGCCCTTTACAAGCAGGTGGAAATGTATGACCGGGCTTTGCGCGGCATGACCGAACTCACCGAAGACATGGCCCTGAAGGCCGAAGAGGTCATCCACCAGTTAAACAATGATTCCGCCATAGTGACGGTCAAGCGCAAGGTGTTTAACAAAAAGGGCAAAGCCACGGTTTTTGAAGTGGTTTTTGCCTATAATGGCCGGCTTTATTTCAGCAAAAACGAAGCCAACCATATCCATGTGCTGGCAGTGGGCACGAAAAACACCCAGAACCGCGATCTGGCATACGTGGACCGCATGGCATCCTGAAAAACACTATCCCTTTTCCTTGTACCCGCAGCCTTTCTGTGCGCATTTGATGACCAAGCCCTCCTTTTTGGTCTCCTTTTCAACAAGATAGGGCGCACCGCATTCGGGACACTGGCGATCCACCGGCTTGTCCCACAGCGCAAAGGTGCAGTCCGGATACCGGCTGCAGCCGTAAAAAATCTTGCCCCGACGGGATTTGCGCTCCATAATCTCGCCGTTACAGCCTTCCTCCGGGCATGTCACGCCGGTGGAAGTTGCCGGGCCGCCGGAATGAAGGGATCTGGTATGCTTGCATTCCGGATAGCCGCTGCAGGCAAGAAACTCCCCGTACCGGCCCTGCTTGACCACCATGGGCCGGCTGCACTTTTCACAAACCTCGCCGTCGCTTTCGATCTCAGCAGGCTCCACCGGCTCGATGGCGCCTTTTTCCGTGCGCGTGTAATTGCGTGACCAAGTACAGTCCGGATATCCCTCGCAAGCCAGAAACGGGCCGTTTTTGCCCACCTTGATGCGCGCTTCCTTGCCGCATTCCGGACACTTAAATCCAGTGGGCAGTCCCAGGCCCTTGACGCTGAGCATATTTTCCGCAGCCGAAAGCAACCGCTGCTCAAACAACTCGTAGAACTGCCGCAAAAGGTCTCCGGCTTCCTGTTCGTCGGATTCCACCTTGTCCAGATCATTTTCCAGCTTGGCCGTGAAATCCACATTCAGAATATCCGGAAAATTTTCCACCAGCAGGTCCGTGATGATAAAGCCCAGCTCTGTGGGGTGAAAATAGCCCTTTAACAACTCCACATATCCCTTTTCCCGGATGGTACTTAAAATCGCGGCATAAGTGCTGGGCCGGCCGATGCCGTTTTCCTCAAGCTCCTTGACCAGGGTGGCCTCTGAAAACCGTGGCGGCGGCGCGGTAAAGTGCTGTTTGGGCTCAAGCTTCTGCAGGGCCAGAGTTTCTTTTTCCGTCATCTCAGGCAGCTGGCCTTTTTCCTTGTTGCTTTCAGCGGCCAAAGTGTCATCTGCGGACTGGTAAAGGGCCAGAAAACCCGGAAACTTCACAGTGGAGCCCGATGCAGTGAGCTGGTAGCCGGCCGCGGCAATGGCAATGCTTTTCTGGTCAATCAGGGCTTCGGCCATCTGGGAGGCCACAAAGCGCTGCCAGATCAACTGGTACAGGGCCATCTGATCTTTGGACAAAAACTTTGAGATCTTTTCCGGGGTGTTGAACACCGATGTGGGCCGGATGGCCTCATGGGCATCCTGGGTCCAGTTTTTGTTGGCAAAAAAGCGCGGCTTGGACAGGGCATAATCCTTGCCGTGGCGCTGTAAGATCAAATCCTTTGCCTCGCCTGCGGCTTCTGCCGATATCCGGGTGGAATCGGTTCGCATGTAAGTGATCAGCCCCACGGTCTCACCGCCCAGGTCCACGCCCTCGTAGAGCTGCTGGGCCACGGTCATGGCTTTTTTGGCGGAGAATCGCAGTTTTCGGATGGCCTCCTGCTGAAGCTTGCTGGTGGTAAACGGCGGATACGGCCGGCGGCGGACGGTCTTTTTGGTGATCTTGTCCACCACGAAATCGGCATCCGCCAGTGCATCCCGGATCTGCATGGCCGTGATTTCATCCGGAATGGTAATTTTTTTGCCCTTGTGTTTGGCCAGTTTGGCTTCAAACTCCGGAGGACTGCCGGCCTTTAGCCGGGCGGTGATCGACCAGTATTCCTCTGGCTCAAAGGCATGGATGGCCCGTTCACGCTCACATATCATGCGAACGGCCACGGACTGGACCCGGCCGGCGCTTAAGCCGTATTTGACCTTTTTCCACAAGATCGGCGAAATCTGATATCCCACCAGCCGATCCAGTATCCGGCGGGTCTGCTGGGCTTTATAGCGGTTCTCATTTAAAGCCTCGGGCCTGGAAAGCGCCTGCTTCACCGCGTTTTGGGTCAGCTCGTGGAACAACACCCGGTGAAACTGCCGCCCCTTTTTCTTGAGCACTTCGGCTGCATGCCAGGCAATGGCCTCGCCCTCCCGGTCCGGGTCAGGGGCAAGATAGATGTCCGTGGCATCTCCGGCTGCAGTTTTCAGCGCCTTGATCACCTTCTGTTTTCCGGGAATGGTTACGTATTTTGGGTTAAAGCCCTGCTCCACTTCAATGCCCAGTTCCTTTGCAGGCAGGTCCTTGATGTGGCCCACAGTGGAGGCCACATTATACTGATCACCAAGATATTTCTTTATGGTTTTCACCTTGGTCGGGGATTCGACAATCACCAGCGGTTTGCTCACGTTTCAACTCCACGGATACAATAATATTTTCCGGGCATCTGTGTGACCATGCCCTTTAATTCAAGGTTTAACAAAACAGAAAGCAATGCGCCGGCATCCATGGACAACTCCCTGGCCAGTTCATCAATATGGGCCGGATACGGATCGAGCGCATGGTATACCCGGGCTTGCTCGGCTGTCAAGTCCGCGGCCTGGATTTGGTTCTCCGGATGGCGGAGGTTCGCACCCTCGCTGTTTTTGGCCGATAGCAGCAACGGGGCGATTTCCTCTATCACATCCTGGGCCCGCTCCACGAGCTTGGCTCCCTGTTTGAGCAGATTATGGGCCCCGGAACTCTTATATGAATTGATATTTCCCGGTACAGCAAACACTTCCCTGTTCTGCTCTGCAGCCAGTCGCGCAGTGATCAGCGATCCGCTCTTTTTGGCCGCCTCCACCACCACCGTGCCCAGGCACATTCCGGAAATAATCCGGTTGCGGGCCGGGAAGTTGTAACTGTTTGGCGGATCATCCACAGGCCGTTCAGATACAATAGTGCCTTGCCTGGAAATGTCAAAATAGAGTTTCCGGTTTTCCGGCGGGTAAATAACGGAAAGGCCGCTTCCGAGCACTGCAACGGTGCTTCCCCCGGCATCCAGGGCGCCCTTGTGGGCGGCCGTATCAATGCCCCGGGCCATTCCGCTGACAATGGTCAGTCCCATGTCCGCAAGATCCGCGCTCAGCCGGCGGGCCATGGAAAAGCCGTAGCGGGTTGGATTGCGCGTGCCCACAACGGCAATGGCGGGTTCCGGATCAAGGGGGCGGCCGAAGGCGTATAAATAGGGCGGCGGATCAGTGATCCGGGCAAGGCGCCAGGGATACCGGGGGTGATCGACTGCAATGATCTCGTATCCCCGTTTTTGACAGCGGACAAACTCCTTCTGCGCCTGCTGCCGGCTGCCGCCCTGCAACACCGCCCGGGCACTTTTTGTGCCCATTCCCTCTACCTCCAGCAGGCGGGATTCGTCTGCGCAAAAAACGTTTTCCGGAGATCCAAAGCGCTCAACCAGACGCTTACAGGTCAGTGGCCCGACGCCCGGCGCCTGTCGCAGCGCGATCCATGCACAAACACGATCCTGATTGCCCCCGCCTTCCATACGTATCCAGAAATCTTTTCCCGACGCTGCCCGGGCGGCTAGGCCGCTTCCGATGCCGCCGTCCTTTGTGGCGGTGCGGCGCCGCCCGCCATAAACAGCAGCATCGGGCTGGCCACAAAAACAGAAGAATACGTGCCGATCACCACCCCGATGATCATGGCCAGGGCAAAGTCGTGGATAATATCTCCGCCCAGGAAAAACAGGCAGAGCAAAACCATCAGGGTGGTTGCGGAGGTCAGGATGGTCCGGCTCAGGGTCTCATTGATGCTGCGGTTGATATTGCCCTCCAGGCTGCTGCGGTTGTGGCGCCGGAGATTTTCACGAATCCGGTCAAACACGATAATGGTGTCATTGAGCGAATAGCCGATAATGGTCAAAAGGGCCGCCACAATAGGCAGGGAAAACTCCTTGCCCAGCAGGGTAAACACCCCCACAGTAATGGTCACGTCGTGAATAAGGGCCACGGTGGCGCCCATGGCAAAGCGCAGATGAAGCTGATAAAACAAAACCAGGCTGACAATCAGGGCCACCAGGATCAGAAACGGAATGCTGACGTTAAAAAGGGAGAACAGATACACTGCCCCGATTAAGGCCCCGGCCGTGGCCGCACTGAGCATCCACTTCATTTCAAAACGGCCGGAAATATAAATGGTAATAAACAACAGCGCATAAAAAAGGGCAAACAGGGCCTTTTCCCGCAGGGTTTCACCCACCTGCGGGCCCACCATTTCCACACGGCGGATTTCAGGAGCCGCATCAGTGGATGCGGAAAGAGCACTGCTTATATGTTCCGAAAAATCGTCTCCAGTGGACAAGGGATCATTGGTCCGGATCAAAAATTCATTATGCTCAGCCGCGCCAAACCGCTGCACCGCAGAGCCGCCCAGACCGATCTGATCCAGCCCGGTTTTGACATCGGCGATTTTCACTTTCCGGTCAAACTGTACCTGCACAATGGTGCCGCCCACAAAATCAATGCCGAAATTGGGCCCGGCATTGATCACCAGGGTGAGCAGACTTGCAATCAGCAACAGCGCCGAAATGCCGTATCCCAGGTATCGCCGGCCGATAAAATCGAAATTGATCCCGGGTTTGATGATTTCCATACAAAGATCCTTATATGCTGAGAGTTTTCATGCGCCGAACGCTGTAGAAATAATCAAATATCAGCCGGCAGGCAAACAGGGCCGTAAACAGGCTGGCCAGCACGCCCAGGCTCAGGGTCACAGCAAACCCCCTGACCGGTCCGGTACCGAACTGATAGAGCACCAAAGCTGCAATCAGGGTGGTGACATTGGCATCCAGCACAGCTACTGCCGCCCGGTCAAAACCGGCTGCCACAGCCGATGCCGGGGTTTTGCCCAGCCGCTGTTCCTCCCGGATGCGCTCGAAAATAATCACGTTGGCATCCACGGCCATGCCGATGGTCAGGATAATGCCGGCAATTCCCGGCAGGGTCAGTGTGGCGCCAAAGGCCGCAAGGCCTGCGGCAATAAACAGGATATTGACCACCAGGGCCGTGTTGGCGATCAGGCCGGCCAATTGATAATAAACCGCCATGAAAAGCAGAACCAGAATACCGCCAACAGCCATTGAGATCAGGCCCATACGAATGGAATCATGGCCCAGAGACGGACCCACTGTGCGCTCCTCGATGATTTCCACGGGTGCGGGAAGGGCGCCGGCGCGCAGGACAATGGCCAGATCATGAGCTTCCTGCATGGAGAAGTTGCCGGTTATGCGGGCGGTTCCGCCGCCTATTTTCTCCTGGATCACCGGGGCGGAATAAACATTATTATCCAGGACAATGGCCAGATGCTTTTTGACATTTTCAGCCGTGATCCGCTCAAAAATCCGCGCCCCCCTGCGGTCAAAATCAATTGTCACGTAAGGCTCGTTATACTGGGAATCAATCTTTACCCGGGCGTCCTCCAGGTATGCTCCGGTCAGCAGGGTGTCTTTTTTCACCAGGTAAGGCCGGCGGCCCTCCTGGGCCGTATCGCCGCTCTGGTAAAGAATTTCACTGCCCGGCGGCACCTGCCCCTCCAGAGCCCGCTGCAGGGAGTTGTCCTCGTCAAGAAGCTTGAATTCCAGCTGGGCGGTTCTGCCGATCAACTCCTTTGCCCTGTCCGTATCCGTAACCCCTGGCAGCTGGATTAAAATCCGGCGTTCACCCTGAACCCGGATATCGGGCTCACTGACACCGAACTGGTCGATGCGGTTACGTATGGTCTCAAGCGCCTGCTCAACAGCCTGGTCCCGGATCTGTCCGGCCCGCTCACCGATGATGGCAATTTTCACTTTCACATCGTTTTGGGTACGGGAACTGGAACGGACAGAGACCTCTTCGAATTCATTTTCAATGAGATCCTCGACTTTTTCCACATCATCGGCGTCCATGAGCCCAATGACTAGGCCGTTGTCCCCGGAAGTCTCCATACGGCTGTGCCGGATGCGCTCTTCGCGCAGCAGGGAGCGAAGCTCCCCCTGGATACGGTCCAGCGTACCGTCCACTGCTTTTTGTGTTTCCACTTCCAGGGCCAGATGCATGCCGCCCTGCAAATCCAGTCCCAGGTTAATCTGTTTGTGCGGCCAGATCCCGGGCTTGAATGTAGGCACCACATACACCACGGCAGCCAAAAGAACGCCCAGTACCACCACCACGCGCCACGTATAGCCTTTCAATACCAATACCCTTTCGTTTCTGTGTCCATCCCTGTTGCTTTTTTTTTCCGATCCTTGGTATTGTTATTCGGAAATTATTCGGACTGGGCGGACTGGCTCAGGGCGGCAATGCTGCCCCGGGTTACCTTGACGCGGACCTTGTCGGCGATCTCAACGGTTGCCGTTGACTCGTCCAGGGAAGTGATGCTGCCGTGGATGCCGCCGCTTGTAATCACACGGTCGCCTTTTTTCAGATTATTGATCATTTCCTGGTGGGCCTTGGCCTTTTTCTGCTGGGGCCGGATGAGCAGGAAATAAAAAATCACAAACATCAGGATGATGGGCAGAAACGCGGCCAACCCGCCTCCCTGGGCAGCGCCCTCGCCTGTCTGGCCCATGGCATGAGCTATTTCAATCAAAATTCAACCTCCTTTTTAAACTGTTTTCTATGTCTGGTGAGCCTGTAAAAAATCTTTTTTACAGGCCGTGTTAAGTTTTAAGTGATTAAGTGTTAAGTAAAATCAAAGAGTTTTTTTATTGTTAGCGATCCTATCAGTTTAGGACTTTTTACGATTCCACCATGTCGGATTTCATGGTTTTTTACCGATTTTTTTGGTTATTCGCACTCGATTCTGCTGTCGCCGGGCAGCATGTTGTTGTCTGTCTCAATGGAGACGGTGATTTTCCGGCGCATCTCCAGATCCAGAATTTCCCGCTTTTTGCGATTGAGCAGGTAAGTGGCCACCTCTGAAGGCAAATATCCCTTGACTGTGGTGACCCCGCTTTTAATTGTCTCCAGGCGCAGACGCCGTAAAAATCCCAGCGCCAGGGATTCCACCGACTGGATCACACCCTTTCCCTGACAATACCGGCAGGTTTCAAAGTTCAGCGACCGGATCGATGGGCGGATACGCTGGCGCGACATTTCCAGAAGGCCGAAGGCCGATATCCGGCCCACCTTGGTGCGCGCCTTGTCGGGCTTGAGTTCGTTTTTCAGGGTCTGCTCCACCCGGGCTTTGTGCTTGCGGTCCCGCATATCAATAAAATCGATGACAATCAACCCCCCGAAGTCCCGCAGGCGCAATTGACGGGCCACCTCTTCAGCGGCCTCAAGGTTGGTCTGCAGGGCTGTGGCTTCAATTGAGGCCTTCTGGGTGGCCTTGCCGGAATTAACGTCAATGGAAACCAGGGCTTCGGTCTGTTCAATCACAATAGAGCCGCCGGACTTGAGCTTGACCCGGTTGTCAAAAATCGAGGCGATCTGCTCTTCGAGCTGGTGTTTGGTAAATATCGGCTTGTCCGCGGAATAGCGCTTGACAACTTTTTTGTGCTGGGGCGAAACAATCTGGATGAACTCTCTGACCTGCTGATAAACCGTGTCATCATCAATGAGGATTTCCTTGACATCCGTGGTAAACGAATCCCTGATGGCCCGGACTGCAACGGTCTGCTCCTTATAGAGAAGCATCGGGGCCTTTTCCTCTACGGCCTTTTGCTGAATGTTTTTCCACAGCCGCATGAGATAGCGCACATCCTTGGAAATAATGGTCTTGTTGCTGCCCTGGCCGGCCGTGCGCACGATAAGGCCGTAATCTTCGGGCAACTCCAGGTTCTCGGTGATATCCTTTAAGCGCTTGCGCTCCTTCTCATCGGTAATCTTGCGCGAAACCCCGCGGTTTTTTGTACCGGGCATCAGCACGGTGTTTCGGCCCGGAAGGGATATATAGGTGGTGAGCATAGCCCCTTTTTCCATGATGGGATCATTGGTCACCTGAACAATGAGCTCCTGGCCACGCTTGACGACGTTTTTCAGGGACTGATTGCCGGAGGGATCGTCATGGAAATAATCCGGATGAATTTCCTGCTTTTGCAAAAAACCGTTTTTTTCCGCCCCGTAGTCCACAAAGACCGCCTGCAGGCTCGGCTCCACCCTGGAGACAACCGCCTTGTAAATGTTTCCCTGGGTAATTTCCCGGGCGCTGGTTTCAATGTGAAACTCTTCCAGCCGGTTGTCCGTAACCGTGGCGATACGGCATTCCTCCGGATCCACGGCGTTAATGAGAATCTTGCTTGTCATATGCGGCTTTTTCCAGAATACTTCTTTGATTTTTTGCATCCAATGCGTCTGCATCAGGCCGATCGTGACGTGAGGTGCATGTGAATGTTGTTGAATTGTTGCAGATTTCCGATTTTTCGTCGGCAACCTATCCACAATAGCCGATTCAGAAGATAAATAGGAAATTGGCGCAGACAAGTCAAACGATTTCTGGCATATTGATGGCCCGGACTTGATATTTCATTTATCCTGTGGCATGAAAGTGGGAATTATCAACAACCACAAAAAAAGGGCAGCAACCGAAAATGGATCAACGATACGACCCGCAAACCATTGAACCCAAATGGCAGCAGGTCTGGGAAAAAACCCGGGCCTTTTGCGCGGATGCCGACGCCTCCCGGGAAAAATATTATCTGCTGGAAATGTTTCCCTACCCCTCGGGGCGGATTCATATCGGACACGTTCGCAACTATACCATCGGCGACGTGGTGGCGCGGTACAAGCGGATGTGCGGCTACAACGTACTGCATCCCATGGGATGGGACGCATTCGGGATGCCCGCGGAAAACGCGGCCATTGCCAATAAAACCCACCCGGCCCAATGGACCTGGGAAAATATCGCAGCCATGCGAAAACAATTAAAACGCCTGGGCTTAAGCTACGACTGGGAAAGGGAGCTGGCCACCTGCGATCCGAAATATTACAAATGGGAGCAGTGGCTGTTTATCCGCATGTATGAAAAGGGCATGGTGTACCGCAAGGAATCGCTTGTCAACTGGTGCGAGACCTGCAGCACCGTGCTGGCCAATGAACAGGTGGAAAACGGCGAGTGCTGGCGATGTGGCCGGCCCGTTAAGCAGAAGAAGCTCTGGGGATGGTTTTTTAAAATCACCGACTATGCCGATGATCTGCTGGAGCACTGCGAAAAACTGCCCGGCTGGCCAGAAAAAGTGCTGACCATGCAGAAAAACTGGATCGGCAAAAGCACAGGCGCACAAATCCGCTTTCCTGTCAGCGGCACACATGAGGTCATCCATGTGTTTACCACCCGGCCGGATACCATCTACGGGGCCACATACATGGTGCTGGCCCCGGAGCACCCCCTGGTCCGGACGCTTTCCCGGGATACCGGGCAGCAGGAGACAGTGGATGCGTTTGTCGATCGCATGGCGGCGGAAAGCCGCACTGACCGGATGCTGGAGACAAAGGAAAAAGAAGGCGTGTTTCTGGGCGCCTGGTGCACCAACCCGGTCACCGGCACGCAAATCCCGGTTTATACCGCCAATTTCGCCCTGATGGAATACGGCACCGGCGCGGTCATGTCCGTGCCCGCCCATGACCAGCGGGATTACGAATTTGCCAAAAAATACGGCATTGACATCATCGTGGTGATCAAACCGGAGGACCTCTCTGTTGAAGAAACCGCAGCAACGCAGGCCTATACCGGCGACGGGGTCATGGTCAATTCCGGCCCCTTTGACGGCATGCACAACCGTAAAGCCTATGAAGACCTGATTGCCTATTTTGAAAAAAACGGCCTGGGCAAACGCAGCATCAGCTACCGCATCCGGGACTGGGGCATTTCCCGTCAGCGGTACTGGGGGGCGCCGGTGCCCATGATCCATTGCGACACCTGCGGCATCGTGCCGGTAAAAGACACGGATCTTCCGGTGGTGCTGCCGGAAAACGTTGATCTGCTCGAAGGCGGCGGCTCACCGCTTTCCTCTCATGAGGCCTTTGTCAATGTCGCCTGTCCGCAATGCGGGGCCGCGGCCAGGCGGGAAACCGATACCATGGATACATTTGTGGAATCGTCGTGGTATTTTGAGCGCTACTGCAGCCCGCACTGCGATACGGCCATGTTTGACAAAAAGGAAGTTGCGTACTGGATGCCCGTGGACCAGTACATCGGCGGCGTTGAACATGCGGTCATGCACCTGCTCTACTCCCGGTATTTTACCCGGGTATTAAAGGACATGGGTCTGGTGGATTTCAAGGAGCCTTTCACCCGGCTGCTCACCCAGGGAATGGTGTGCAAGGAGACCCAGCACTGCCCGGAACACGGTTTTTTATATCCCGAGGAAGCCGGGGCTCGCGGCGAGTCGGTTTTCTGCAAAAAATGCGGCCAGCCCGTGGAAGTGGGACGGGTGGAAAAGATGTCAAAGTCCAAGAAAAACATCATTGATCCCAATGAACTGGTGGCCCGCTACGGTGCCGACACGGTCCGGCTGTTCTGCCTGTTTGCCGCCCCGCCGGAGCGGGACCTGGAATGGAGTGAACAGGGGGTTGAAGGCGGTTTCCGTTTTTTAAACCGCATCTGGCGGCTGGCCTCGGCATGGATGGTCCGATTCAGACAGACCCGGGCTTTCACCAATGCTCCCGATCACCTGGATGAAAACCTCCGGCCCCTTTACATCAAAACCCATCAGACCATCAAAAAGGTCACAGACGACATCGAAGCCCGGTTCCATTTTAACACGGCCATCAGTGCAGTCATGGAACTGGTCAATGCCATGTATCAGGCCGAAACCCGGGACATCTCCCCGGAAACCGCCGATGATCAAACTGCGGCTGTAATGCGAGGGGCCATGGAAACCGCCCTGATGCTGCTGGCTCCGGTGGTCCCCCATTTTACAGAGGAACTCTGGGCCGCCATGGGATATGAGCCCGGCAGCCTGGCAAATCAATCCTGGCCCGCCTGGCGAACAGATGCACTATCCGCAGACACCCGCCTGATCGTAGTACAGGTAAACGGCAAGCTCAGGGGCAAATTTGAAATTGATGCGGATGCAGATGACGAGGCATTAAAGACCCGGGCCCTGGAGGATGAAAACGTGGCGCGCTTTATCGAAGACAGGCCGGTAAAAAAGGTGATCACGGTAAAACACAAGTTGGTGAATATCGTTGTATAATACCCAAAAGCAAACCTGCAGATGCAAATGGCGGCTGTTTTCTGTATTCGCAGTTCTCGCCGCCGTGGCGATGCTTGCCGCCGGCTGCGGGTACCGACTGGCCGGCGGCGGCAGCCTCCCCGGGGATGTGCGGCGGATCGCAGTGGAAACATTTACCAACCGCACCGGTGAAATCGGCATCGAAGCCGTGATTACCAATGACATCCTCTACGAGATCACGCGCACGGACAAAGCCACAATAAGCGACAAAAACAGGGCAGACGCGGTGCTTACCGGGATGATCCGTTCTGCACGCAGCAGCAGCATTTCCCACAGTGCAGCCCATGAAACCTCAGAAGAACGGGTAACCGTGGTGGTGGATGTCAGGCTTGTCAGCACAGGCGGCGAGACCCTGTGGTCTGCAAACGGGATTTCAGCCTCGGAGGAATACGCGGTGGCCAGCGACAACATGGGCACTGAGCAGAATAAAAAATCCGCTGTGGCCAAGCTCTCCGGCCGGCTGGCACAGCGGATTTATTATCGGATGACCGATGATTTTTGATGAGCCTGTAAAACATGTTTTTTACAGGCAGTATTAAATTTTAAGTGATTAAGCGTTAAGTAAAATCAAACGGCGCCAAAATCCGCTTTTAAAAAATCAGGAAGCAGAACGGTTGGCCCTGCGGTTGAGCCGGGAAATTCTGCGGGCGGCGGTTTTTTTGTGAATTACGCCTTTGCGGGCTGCCTTGTCGATGACAGACTGGGCTTTTTGAAGCTCTGAGCTGACATCTCCCTGACCCTTTGCCGCTGTGAGCACATTTTTGA
Proteins encoded:
- the leuS gene encoding leucine--tRNA ligase, translated to MDQRYDPQTIEPKWQQVWEKTRAFCADADASREKYYLLEMFPYPSGRIHIGHVRNYTIGDVVARYKRMCGYNVLHPMGWDAFGMPAENAAIANKTHPAQWTWENIAAMRKQLKRLGLSYDWERELATCDPKYYKWEQWLFIRMYEKGMVYRKESLVNWCETCSTVLANEQVENGECWRCGRPVKQKKLWGWFFKITDYADDLLEHCEKLPGWPEKVLTMQKNWIGKSTGAQIRFPVSGTHEVIHVFTTRPDTIYGATYMVLAPEHPLVRTLSRDTGQQETVDAFVDRMAAESRTDRMLETKEKEGVFLGAWCTNPVTGTQIPVYTANFALMEYGTGAVMSVPAHDQRDYEFAKKYGIDIIVVIKPEDLSVEETAATQAYTGDGVMVNSGPFDGMHNRKAYEDLIAYFEKNGLGKRSISYRIRDWGISRQRYWGAPVPMIHCDTCGIVPVKDTDLPVVLPENVDLLEGGGSPLSSHEAFVNVACPQCGAAARRETDTMDTFVESSWYFERYCSPHCDTAMFDKKEVAYWMPVDQYIGGVEHAVMHLLYSRYFTRVLKDMGLVDFKEPFTRLLTQGMVCKETQHCPEHGFLYPEEAGARGESVFCKKCGQPVEVGRVEKMSKSKKNIIDPNELVARYGADTVRLFCLFAAPPERDLEWSEQGVEGGFRFLNRIWRLASAWMVRFRQTRAFTNAPDHLDENLRPLYIKTHQTIKKVTDDIEARFHFNTAISAVMELVNAMYQAETRDISPETADDQTAAVMRGAMETALMLLAPVVPHFTEELWAAMGYEPGSLANQSWPAWRTDALSADTRLIVVQVNGKLRGKFEIDADADDEALKTRALEDENVARFIEDRPVKKVITVKHKLVNIVV
- the lptE gene encoding LPS assembly lipoprotein LptE; this encodes MLAAGCGYRLAGGGSLPGDVRRIAVETFTNRTGEIGIEAVITNDILYEITRTDKATISDKNRADAVLTGMIRSARSSSISHSAAHETSEERVTVVVDVRLVSTGGETLWSANGISASEEYAVASDNMGTEQNKKSAVAKLSGRLAQRIYYRMTDDF
- the rpsT gene encoding 30S ribosomal protein S20 yields the protein MANHKSALKRIKQNTMRRMRNRMVKTQVKTSVKNVLTAAKGQGDVSSELQKAQSVIDKAARKGVIHKKTAARRISRLNRRANRSAS